The Ornithodoros turicata isolate Travis chromosome 9, ASM3712646v1, whole genome shotgun sequence genome includes a region encoding these proteins:
- the LOC135369159 gene encoding uncharacterized protein LOC135369159 — MEVYSDNGPQFLSKEFRDFGTLFDFVHVTSSPRFPRSNGLSEKGVQIVKRVLKKSTYADTNFFLGLLNYRTTPLEDGNSLADILMGRRLRSRLPDFGSVSQVDVRKHRKSTPRGVTCNLCGQVKPSESTKMVLGPSKRKCKTAWHRGPTKSSRRTIKYCERIGSTWFQRLSSTFGQHQPWVIFHAQEASHSAMY, encoded by the coding sequence ATGGAGGTGTACTCCGACAATGGTCCTCAGTTCCTTTCTAAAGAATTCAGGGACTTCGGTACATTATTCGATTTTGTTCATGTCACCTCAAGTCCAAGATTCCCAAGATCTAACGGACTCTCTGAAAAGGGGGTGCAAATCGTCAAAAGGGTCCTCAAGAAAAGCACTTATGCTGACACCAACTTCTTCCTAGGACTGCTAAACTACCGGACGACACCGCTGGAAGACGGGAACTCCCTGGCAGACATACTGATGGGTCGACGACTACGGTCCCGCCTACCAGACTTCGGAAGTGTTTCACAGGTGGACGTCCGAAAGCATCGAAAGAGTACGCCACGAGGCGTCACCTGCAACCTCTGCGGTCAGGTGAAACCGTCCGAATCCACCAAGATGGTGCTTGGACCGTCAAAACGAAAGTGCAAGACCGCTTGGCACCGAGGTCCTACAAAGTCGTCACGGAGGACAATAAAATACTGCGAACGAATCGGCAGCACCTGGTTCCAACGTCTGAGCTCTACGTTCGGACAACACCAGCCATGGGTGATCTTCCATGCACAGGAAGCAAGCCATTCAGCAATGTACTGA